Genomic window (Verrucomicrobiia bacterium):
CCCTCTCAGAACCACCAAAGCGGTCAGCAGCAGTGCGACCGTCAGGCCGGGCCTTTTGAACCAGAAAGGGTTTGGGTGCGCCAGGGGACGCAAACGCAGGCGGCCCGTCGTCGCGAGGCGAACCAGCCAAAGACCCAGGCCGAGAACCACGCACTGTCCGGCAACTCCAAACCAGCCCTGCAGAAAACCGTTCCCGGTGGCCCAGCTTCCGATGAGCAATCCCGCCTGGGCCGCAATCCGGGCCACATCCAGGGCGGCCACCAGAAGCATCGCGACGGCAATCATCCAGAGCAGTCGCGTGCGCCAAACGGCGTCGCCATGCACCTTTCCGAATTCCAATGCCAGCGTTTCGGGCCGTCCCAGCCGGCGGGAGGCGATGAGAAACGCCTCCGGTTCCGTCAACCCGCGCGTTTGCAGCAGGGCTGATGCATCGCGCAAGTGCGATTCCAGTTCGTCCAGGTCGCCGCTGCGGAAGGCGGGTGACGGGGCGAGGTCTTCGCGCCAGCGTTGAATCGCCTCGTTCAAGTCAAACGGGGTTGTGGATTCCATAGTTTGGTGAGCGTTTCGTGGACGGTGAGCCACTGTTGTTTCTCCTCCTGCAAAGCTTGGTGGCCCTCCTTGCGCAGCCGGTAATACTTCCGCTTGCGCCCGGTGTCGGCCTCGCGCCACTCGGACTCGATCATGGCCTCCTTCTGCATCCAGTGCAGCACGGGATAGAGCATCCCCTCCGTCCACTCGATCCTGCCGCCGGACAACTCGCGCACCCTCTGAATGAGCGCGTACCCATAATTTTCGCCCTCAGTCA
Coding sequences:
- a CDS encoding helix-turn-helix transcriptional regulator — protein: MLAKELVAASTVPLVLSVLTEGENYGYALIQRVRELSGGRIEWTEGMLYPVLHWMQKEAMIESEWREADTGRKRKYYRLRKEGHQALQEEKQQWLTVHETLTKLWNPQPRLT